TGATGTACCGCCCCCCCCGCTCGTACCAGACCGAGGGCACCACCGTCACCGCGGTCAGTCTGACGGAgagggaggggcagggggagctGGTGCAGAGAGAGGTGCTCAAGTTTCTGGAGTCTCTGGCTATGGAGCCGTACAGCAAGGTATAGCCTGGGACTGTTAAGAACTGGACCAATCGCTTGGCAATATTTGCTGTTGAGAATAACATGCCAGATTTTGATGAATTGCTGTGAagtattaaataaaagatttaaatcatgttcagatagtgtgtgtgtgtgtgtatatatatatatatatatatatatatatatatatatatatatatatatatatatataaatgtctgGAATTATAAAGAAATTTATGGTTTCTGGACATTTACTGAAGCTTATTGGTagaggcacttggttattcttaaGATTTAAAGGTAAATCttctaatcattttttaaatacacagtataacaaATTATATGAAATCTTGTCAGGGTAATGCATTTCCAGACCGTTTCCTCAGAGGGGTGTCATGTCTCCTCCCACCCTGCAGGTGGTGCTAAAGCCCAGCGGGGGGCGCTGGAGCGGGTCCAATCGGCCGGTGAGGTTCCTGGAGAAGCGGGACTGCGAGGCGGTCCGTAGGGAGGTGTGCTCACTGCTGCCTCTGCTGGAGGAAGGAGAAACCGTGCTGCTGGAGGCCTTCTGTCCCACCATGTCTCCAGTGTCTCCTGTTCTCACTCAGACTTGGGACATGTACAGACgtaagaggaggaggaggatggagaggagggagggaggaacccCCCACACCCCCAACAAAAATAacttccccttccccctccccacCCAACACAACAACTACAGCATATTAGTATaaatgagtcattcagcagacgcttttatccaaagtgacttacagagactagggggtgaactctggatcatcaacaactgctgctgctgctgcagagtcacttccaataggagctcgtttttacagacagacaggcaggcatccACAAAACTCCCATATTGTGACACATCCAATAATTCTTATcaagttaccccccccccccccaccacccatTTAAGAGAAATATAAAGCACCCCCTTTCTCAGGTGTATCCCTGTCGCCTGGGAAATGCATTAAAACCCATTAAAATACAAAGATTCAGAAACAACTGAAGGGGCTGCATTTTCAAAGTGCTTTCTGTAATCTGTAATTAACTCTGATTAAGAGGTAGAACAGCTGTTAATTTTTACAAAACACATCTCGTTTTGTGTTTTGCATCCCATTAGAGGAAACACTATGAAAATAAAGccgcaaatgtattattattattattattattttaaaaaaaaatgcaaaaaaagggAGATTTGAATCAGACCCCTCTATAATAATTTCCCTATTTCTTTCCTCTCCACCTTCTTCTCTATCTCTCCCTATCCCCCTTctcctctctatccctctctccctttTCACCGCTCTCCCCTTCTATCTATCTCTCTTTCtcccctgtctcctctcctctctcctctccctctccatctccctctctctctctctctcaggaatgAATGTCCCTCGTCCTGACCTCTCTTTTCGGATGTGTGCCGTGGTGACCCGCTCTCCCGAGGGACTGCCCCTGCTCAACCAGGTGAGAGGgggagaagggaggaggaggaggggaatcAGGTTTGGGAACTGGGGAAAGAAGGGAGGAGAAGCCAGGAGATGTGGATTGGAGCATATAAGGAGAAGCATGAGAGGGaagaagagggagaggagaagagggaggGCTAAGGAGAGAGGGCAAGGTGGCAGGAGGGAGAAtgaaaaccctaaccctaaccctaaccctaacctgtttCTCTCCTACATtcccctctctccactctccactctcttctcctctctcttctctctcctctctcctctctcagttggTGTGCAGTGTGGGCCGTTCAGACAGTCCTATTCGGCATGGCTCCTCCCCTCTTCAGTCTCTAGAGACCACTCTGCAGGATTGGGGCCTCTCTGACCCGGCCCAGTGCTCCAGCATACACAGCCAGGTGAAGAGCACTGCTGAAACCTGCCTCCGCGTCGCCATGGAGATGGAAGCAGGGCTGTCTCCAGAGCAACGGGGGGGCCTGGCGGCGCAGACGGACATGATTGGTGAGCCAATCAGGGTGCATGAaaaggggaaggaggagggagtaATCTAGTTGTATGTATTTCagtagtatttcattttttcaatttgtcagtttttgtttcattaagtatatggaaaactacaaagcgctggcatgtagttcaatatgttaacgtaacattgttcagcaggtttcatttgactttatgaagcaaaattagttaattctctccctctcctccctcccctaaccctctccctccccctctctctccctctccatctccctcttcctctccctctccatctaaccctaaccctctccctctcactttctccctctccctcaggaGTAGACATGCTCCTCTCGTGTTCCGGTCAGGTGGTCACCCCGTTCTGCCTGGGTCTCAAGCCGTCTCGCTGCCTGGAGAGCTGCGGGCTCTTCCTGTCCGGGGGCGGGGCTCTGCTGCACACGCCCCTCAACCGCTCCCAGCGTTACATCATGGAGGGGCGGAACCTGCTGATCATCGGCGCGGGGGGATTCTGCGAGACCTTTGTGTGGGAGTCAGCGAGAGACTTCGGACTGAAGGTGATTCGGGGTTAGGGTGGTTACAGTGCTTtcctccccatctctctctctatcccccttTTCTTTATTTCTGCCACTTTCTCTTCCTTTCtttttccctctctctcttcttctccCCTTCTTCCTTATTCTCATCCACTCTTCTCTCTATCCCTCTTTCCTTCTCcagccttctctctctctgtttctttctctcattCTTATCCTCCACCATGCTCTTTCTCCCTCTTTTCttttctccctccctctttccTTCTCCaaccttctctctctttcctcctctcATTCTTATTCtccaccctgctctctctctctctctctctctctctctctctctctctctctctctctcgcatgCTTTTCTCTTCCTGACTcgttcccccctctctcctccacaCAGATCCACCTTGTGGAGTCCAACCCCACTCATTTCGCGGCTGACCTGGTCACCACCTTCATCCACCTGGACCTGACCGACCACAAGCGGGCCCCAGAGAACTGCTCCCTGATCTGCGAGGCCCTGTATGAGCGTGGGATACATCCTGATGGCTGCCTCACTTTCTGGGACGACTGTGTGGTACTGGTGGCTCTGGTCTGCGAGCGACTGGGCCTCCGGAGCAGCCCCACCCTGGCTGTGCGGACCGCCAGACAAAAGAGCCAAACCCACCTCTGCCTACTGGACGGGGCCCCTGTGGAACCCAGCCTGGCCGACTTCCGGCCACCCTCTTTCCTGGAACCCAAAACCACCAGCTCTCCTCCTCGCCCTCGCTTTCCCCTCTCATCCCCAGAACCCACTCTCGGCTGCTGCTACTCCTCTCCTCGCCTCTCCTCCCTGATCCGATCCGTGGAGCCCTCAAACGgatccaccaccaccaccaccattgctGATTTTCCTCCTGCTTCTCATTCCAACAACACAATTTCTGACATCGCTGACAACCGAGTGAATCTCACCAAGCTGTCCGGCAATCCCATCCGGGATCCCTCGTCGGAAAAAGCCACACCCGTGGATAGAATTTCCGGTCTCTTCCCGGATTCTCCTCTACCTTTACCTCTTCCTTCCCGCCCCGTTTGGACCCCCTCCCCTCACATCTACGCCGTGCCCTGCTACCACGTGGAGTCCCGCGCCGACTTGGAGAAGGCAGCCCGGCTCGTTTCTTTCCCGGCCGTCATGAAACTGGAGTACGGGGCCGGGGCGGTGGGATCGAAATGTGTCAACTCTGCGGAAGAATGCCAAGCCCACTCAGAGAAGATCTCCAACGACATCCGGGAAGGGACCGACTATGCAGGCGCTGGGCTAGCTTGGAGCAATGCCATGACCCTGATGGAGTACCTCTCGGGCACGGAGCACGAAATCGACCTGGTCCTCTTCGACGGGCAGAAAGTGGCCGCCTTCGTCTCCGACACCGGCCCCACTAGAGTCCCCAGCTTCACCGTGACGGCCGCCGCCATGCCAAGCTACCTCCGCCCGGACAAGCGGGCTCAGCTGGTCGAAGCTGCCCTGCGCTGCTGCCTGGGCTGCGGTCTGACAGACGGAGTCTTCAACGTGGAGATGAAGATGACCCCCACGGGACCCAGGCTCATCGAGATCAACGCCAGGATGGGTGGCTACTGCCTCCGCGATTGGATCCAGGTGGTCTACGGGGCCGACATCCTCTTGGCTGCTTTCATGGTGGCTTGCGGGCTCCGCCCCAGGATCCCCGAAGCCTCCCCGCCGCTGTGCCACCTCATCGGGGTCATGTGTATCTTACCCCAGCATTTCCAAGTCCTGAAGACCACCGCCAGCTCGGAGGTGCTGCGTCTCCTGCACTCCCGAGGGGTGATCCATTTCAGCCAGCTGGAGGACAAGTTGATCTCGAGAGTGTATGAGTATCCCTATTGCAACGTGGCCTGTCAGAGCCAGGATAGAGACGCCGCGAGGCTCCAGCTGCTCAGCGCCTGCCAGATCCTGGGGATCGATTCTCCTGATTATCCCGTGTCTTATTTCTTGTCAGATTTTAAATAGTTAGAAGCCGGGGGAAGTGTCTGGGGTTTTGTCTTTCAGA
The Acipenser ruthenus chromosome 59, fAciRut3.2 maternal haplotype, whole genome shotgun sequence DNA segment above includes these coding regions:
- the LOC131725028 gene encoding carnosine synthase 1-like; protein product: IIPQPDPQEGVREAERGRERVGQLYKLLQNTLREAGLPETRDRTREPATVSSNSDITICVMGSPLPYLSLLLEGGREAPGDVFLCLSPSWLSRSPSPLHPGLSSLFLHRGVSFELGGRTYLEDFRPPRRVTYLLPVGREEGQEVTQEADCPMGSTPRLAELLGDTLLTRVLLERNQVRCPPTLGLMYRPPRSYQTEGTTVTAVSLTEREGQGELVQREVLKFLESLAMEPYSKVVLKPSGGRWSGSNRPVRFLEKRDCEAVRREVCSLLPLLEEGETVLLEAFCPTMSPVSPVLTQTWDMYRRMNVPRPDLSFRMCAVVTRSPEGLPLLNQLVCSVGRSDSPIRHGSSPLQSLETTLQDWGLSDPAQCSSIHSQVKSTAETCLRVAMEMEAGLSPEQRGGLAAQTDMIGVDMLLSCSGQVVTPFCLGLKPSRCLESCGLFLSGGGALLHTPLNRSQRYIMEGRNLLIIGAGGFCETFVWESARDFGLKIHLVESNPTHFAADLVTTFIHLDLTDHKRAPENCSLICEALYERGIHPDGCLTFWDDCVVLVALVCERLGLRSSPTLAVRTARQKSQTHLCLLDGAPVEPSLADFRPPSFLEPKTTSSPPRPRFPLSSPEPTLGCCYSSPRLSSLIRSVEPSNGSTTTTTIADFPPASHSNNTISDIADNRVNLTKLSGNPIRDPSSEKATPVDRISGLFPDSPLPLPLPSRPVWTPSPHIYAVPCYHVESRADLEKAARLVSFPAVMKLEYGAGAVGSKCVNSAEECQAHSEKISNDIREGTDYAGAGLAWSNAMTLMEYLSGTEHEIDLVLFDGQKVAAFVSDTGPTRVPSFTVTAAAMPSYLRPDKRAQLVEAALRCCLGCGLTDGVFNVEMKMTPTGPRLIEINARMGGYCLRDWIQVVYGADILLAAFMVACGLRPRIPEASPPLCHLIGVMCILPQHFQVLKTTASSEVLRLLHSRGVIHFSQLEDKLISRVYEYPYCNVACQSQDRDAARLQLLSACQILGIDSPDYPVSYFLSDFK